One segment of Synergistales bacterium DNA contains the following:
- a CDS encoding TRAP transporter large permease: MLLTFFAVLLTGAPIAVGLGLAAAVVLTGILDLPLMVVPQRIFTSVDSFSFMAVPFFMLAGAFMSSGGVTRRIVDFASALVGALAGGLALVVAVSGMFFAALSGSSAATTAAIGTALIDEMEKRGYKKSFAASVVASGGTVGIVIPPSITMVVYGVVADASIADLFLGGFIPGILMGGSMCLVSWFISKRRGYVGEGQMSLARIGRTFKDCVWALMMPVIILGGIYGGIFTPTEAAAVAAVYGAFVGMFVYRELKVRDVPRVVFNAAVSTVMIMFVVGAANLFGWILTNAQIPHRLGEAFASFTDNPIVFLMLLNVLLLFIGTLVNASAAVVILTPILLPVALTLGIDPVFLGVLMVVNLAIGCITPPVGLDLFVVSSITRIPIERITREIFPYLAILLLDLLILTYFQDIIMFLPNVLGG, from the coding sequence ATTCTGCTCACCTTCTTCGCCGTGCTCCTGACAGGGGCGCCCATCGCCGTGGGGCTGGGCCTCGCCGCGGCGGTGGTCCTCACGGGCATCCTCGATCTCCCCCTGATGGTGGTGCCCCAGCGGATCTTCACCTCCGTTGATTCCTTTTCCTTCATGGCGGTGCCCTTCTTCATGCTGGCCGGGGCCTTCATGTCCTCGGGGGGTGTCACCCGGCGGATCGTGGACTTTGCCAGCGCACTGGTGGGGGCCCTGGCCGGCGGTCTGGCGCTGGTAGTGGCCGTTTCGGGGATGTTCTTCGCCGCCCTCTCGGGTTCTTCGGCGGCGACCACAGCGGCCATCGGAACGGCGCTGATCGACGAGATGGAAAAGCGGGGCTACAAGAAGTCCTTCGCCGCTTCGGTGGTGGCCAGCGGCGGTACGGTGGGGATCGTCATCCCGCCGAGCATCACCATGGTGGTCTACGGCGTCGTGGCCGACGCCTCCATCGCCGATCTCTTCCTGGGCGGGTTCATCCCCGGCATCCTGATGGGCGGGTCCATGTGCCTGGTGAGCTGGTTCATCTCCAAGCGGCGCGGCTACGTCGGCGAAGGGCAGATGTCTCTGGCCCGGATCGGCCGGACCTTCAAGGACTGCGTCTGGGCGCTGATGATGCCGGTGATCATCCTCGGCGGGATCTACGGGGGGATCTTCACACCCACCGAGGCCGCCGCCGTGGCGGCCGTCTACGGCGCCTTCGTGGGGATGTTCGTCTACCGGGAGCTCAAGGTCAGGGATGTCCCCAGGGTGGTCTTCAACGCCGCCGTAAGCACGGTGATGATCATGTTCGTCGTCGGGGCGGCCAACCTCTTCGGGTGGATCCTCACCAACGCCCAGATTCCCCACAGGCTCGGCGAGGCCTTCGCCTCCTTCACCGACAACCCCATCGTCTTTCTGATGCTTCTCAACGTTCTGCTGCTCTTTATCGGCACCCTGGTCAACGCCTCGGCGGCGGTGGTCATCCTGACGCCCATCCTGCTGCCGGTGGCGCTCACGCTGGGGATCGACCCTGTCTTTCTGGGCGTCCTGATGGTGGTCAACCTGGCTATCGGCTGCATCACGCCCCCTGTGGGACTTGACCTGTTTGTTGTCTCCAGCATCACGCGCATTCCGATCGAGCGGATCACCCGGGAGATCTTCCCCTATCTGGCGATCCTGCTGCTGGATCTGCTGATCCTCACCTATTTCCAGGACATCATCATGTTCCTGCCCAATGTGCTGGGAGGATAG
- a CDS encoding NADP-dependent malic enzyme yields MAKESIYEEALALHRKHRGKLRVESKIDVNTMRDLALVYTPGVAEPCRAIEAEREELYEVTSKGNMVAVITDGTAVLGLGDIGADASLPVMEGKCVLFKRFAGIDAFPICVDSTDPDTVVEVAALTASSFGGINLEDIAAPNCFEIERKLQAKTDIPVFHDDQHGTAVIAMAGVWNAMKITGRKLKESKIVVSGAGAAGVAITKLMLSEGAENVTLCDRRGAIFPGRDHLNWAKEEIAGMTNPEGMQGSLEGCLKGADLFLGVSAPGLVTREMVRSMADDPILFAMANPTPEIYPDEAREAGAAVVATGRSDFPNQVNNCLGFPGIFRGALEARATTVNEPMKLAAAKALAELVPEAELRPDFVIPEPLDERVVPRVAEAVAAAARESGVARR; encoded by the coding sequence ATGGCAAAGGAATCGATCTACGAAGAGGCGCTGGCACTGCACAGAAAACACCGCGGCAAGCTGCGGGTGGAGAGCAAGATCGACGTGAACACCATGCGCGACCTGGCGCTGGTCTACACCCCCGGTGTGGCCGAGCCCTGCCGGGCCATCGAGGCGGAGCGGGAGGAGCTCTACGAGGTGACCTCCAAGGGCAACATGGTGGCCGTGATCACCGACGGAACCGCCGTTCTGGGGCTGGGCGACATCGGCGCCGACGCCTCGCTGCCGGTGATGGAGGGCAAGTGCGTGCTCTTCAAGCGCTTCGCCGGCATCGACGCCTTCCCCATCTGCGTGGACAGCACCGATCCCGATACGGTGGTGGAGGTGGCGGCGCTGACGGCCTCCTCCTTCGGCGGTATCAACCTGGAGGATATCGCCGCGCCCAACTGCTTCGAGATCGAGCGGAAGCTCCAGGCGAAAACGGACATCCCTGTCTTCCACGATGACCAGCACGGTACGGCGGTGATCGCCATGGCCGGGGTCTGGAACGCCATGAAGATCACCGGCCGAAAGCTGAAGGAGAGCAAGATTGTCGTCTCCGGCGCCGGCGCCGCCGGGGTGGCCATCACCAAGCTCATGCTCTCCGAGGGTGCGGAGAACGTGACCCTCTGCGACCGCCGCGGCGCCATCTTCCCGGGGCGTGATCACCTCAACTGGGCCAAGGAGGAGATCGCCGGGATGACCAACCCCGAGGGGATGCAGGGCAGCCTGGAGGGGTGTCTCAAGGGGGCCGATCTCTTTTTGGGTGTCTCCGCGCCGGGACTGGTGACCCGTGAGATGGTCCGTTCCATGGCCGACGATCCCATCCTCTTCGCCATGGCCAACCCCACGCCGGAGATCTACCCAGACGAGGCCAGGGAGGCCGGTGCCGCCGTGGTGGCCACCGGGCGGAGCGACTTCCCCAACCAGGTGAACAACTGTCTCGGTTTCCCGGGGATCTTCCGGGGCGCCCTGGAGGCCCGGGCCACCACCGTCAACGAGCCCATGAAGCTCGCCGCCGCCAAGGCCCTGGCCGAGCTGGTGCCGGAAGCGGAACTGCGGCCCGATTTCGTGATCCCCGAGCCGCTGGACGAACGTGTGGTCCCCCGCGTGGCCGAAGCGGTGGCCGCCGCCGCCAGGGAGAGTGGTGTGGCGCGGAGGTAG
- a CDS encoding TRAP transporter small permease translates to MKVLHSINEWIDYVLRKAITLSLGLMLIIIFVQVVSRYVFHNSLSFSEELARYLFVWTVFLGIPVVQRMGRHMTVGLLTQRFRGKTLKALRIAAYLLTFLFMVILLQNGMAMVQRVVWQTSPALQIKMSYVYYAIPVGSGAMLLNLLEQFLETLLTPAEKTLPELHDA, encoded by the coding sequence CGCAAGGCGATCACGCTCTCCCTCGGCCTCATGCTGATCATCATCTTTGTCCAGGTGGTGTCGCGCTATGTCTTCCACAATTCGCTCTCCTTCTCCGAGGAGCTGGCCCGCTATCTCTTTGTCTGGACGGTTTTCCTCGGTATTCCCGTGGTCCAGCGGATGGGGCGGCACATGACGGTGGGGCTGCTGACGCAGCGGTTCCGGGGGAAGACCCTCAAGGCGCTCCGTATCGCCGCCTATCTTCTGACGTTTCTCTTTATGGTGATCCTCCTGCAGAACGGCATGGCCATGGTGCAGCGGGTGGTCTGGCAGACCTCCCCGGCGCTCCAGATCAAGATGTCCTATGTCTACTACGCCATTCCCGTCGGGTCGGGGGCCATGCTCCTCAACCTGCTGGAACAGTTTCTCGAAACCCTGCTGACACCGGCGGAGAAGACCCTTCCGGAGCTGCACGATGCGTAG